Below is a genomic region from Mycolicibacter hiberniae.
CGGGCGCCTGGCGGGCAACAACACTCGGCTGTGGATCTACAGCGGAAACGGCACACCGTCGGAAATCATCGGCGAGGGAAGCCTTCCCGGCCAGGTGATCGAACAGATCGTCATGCAGAGCAACGTCGCCTTCCGCGACGCCTACACCGGCGCGGGCGGCCACAACGCGACGTTCAACATCGACACCAACGGAGTGCACAGCTGGGGCTACTGGAACGCGCAACTGGTGGCCATGAAGCCGGACATGCAGAGCACGCTGGGCGCCGGCGGGCGGGTGTGACGGCGGCGCCGCGCTAGCCGCTCGCTAGCCGCGCAACCCCAGAAGGGGCGGTCAGTACCAGTGCCGTCTGCCGCCGACCGGCCGTCCCGCTCTACCGAGCAGCCAGAGCACGGCCCCGATGACCAGGAGGACGATCCCGACCGCCCAGAGCACGTAGACGCCGAACACCAGTCCCAGGATCAGGAGCAGCAGTCCGAGGCCGATCATCAGTCGTACCCCAGGATCGCGTCACGGGCGCGATCCATCATCGAGGCGAACGGCCCGACGAAGGCATTGGCCAGTGCGCCCTCCACCCCGGGATGGGGTCGCGTCGGTGCGATGGTCTCCGCGAGCTTGACCGCACGCTCCAGCAGCTTGAGCTCGGAGTCACTGAGTTCGCTGCGCAGTCCTGCGAACTCCTCGCGCTCTTCGTGCTCGGCGTGGTCGACGA
It encodes:
- a CDS encoding DUF6131 family protein produces the protein MIGLGLLLLILGLVFGVYVLWAVGIVLLVIGAVLWLLGRAGRPVGGRRHWY